A genomic window from Camelina sativa cultivar DH55 chromosome 2, Cs, whole genome shotgun sequence includes:
- the LOC104715043 gene encoding putative F-box/FBD/LRR-repeat protein At4g03220: METRSVKRRKKKREEANVQEIIKVDRISDLPDSLLHQILLLLPLISAAKTSSLSKRWRSLFLSLPDLDFTTISDLGKPKSFSSNSIYKVLSLRNHRDSNNNLRSLRFRATVTFTSLNSLIRLAVTHQVQDLDIEVTTKDYFNFPRWIVTSQDLRALSLKSAYPGFRLPTSSSILGGFQKLTSLSLSLLILDNQPRLSDFFTDPSFPLLEKLTLESCFGLKELKVSCRLLQEFSLKNSLQLEGLEVSCSKLQKLKVVNCFLTYSEKSFVKINTPNLKTFLWNLNAVTTSFHFLDKLVCLRKAFVKVFWLHQHLNSQTQSLFTLLSGLCNSYKLQLGNQSVEILSSKKGLLKNHLLPFHNMRSLELQTHFNRHNVQTLSCLFKSCPLLNILILKIINDQTSERRQWNKDLWDRSNSEIQYWESQTYELESFLNHLEFVEIHGFLECENEMSLAMFLLRHGKALIKMTLRSSYLCRDSLRRQMLRSQLTGFSMASSKAKISFQ; the protein is encoded by the exons ATGGAGACAAGATCTGTGaagcggaggaagaagaagagagaagaagcaaatgTACAAGAGATTATCAAAGTAGATAGAATCAGTGACCTTCCTGATTCTCTCCTTCATCAGATTCTGCTTCTGCTTCCTCTTATATCCGCAGCGAAGACAAGCTCACTTTCGAAAAGATGGagatctctcttcctctcattGCCTGATCTTGATTTCACCACCATTAGCGACCTTGGCAAACCAAAATCTTTCTCTTCTAACTCCATTTACAAAGTGCTATCTCTTCGTAACCACCGTGATTCCAATAACAATCTTAGATCACTTCGTTTTCGTGCTACCGTCACATTCACAAGTCTCAATTCCTTGATTCGTTTAGCTGTTACTCATCAGGTTCAAGATCTTGACATTGAAGTCACTACAAAGGACTACTTTAACTTCCCTCGTTGGATTGTGACCTCTCAAGATTTAAGAGCTTTGAGTCTGAAATCAGCTTACCCTGGTTTTAGATTACctacatcatcatcaatccttGGAGGGTTTCAAAAACTTACTTcactctctttatctcttttgaTTCTAGACAACCAACCTCGTCTCTCAGATTTCTTCACTGATCCAAGCTTTCCTCTTTTAGAGAAACTAACCCTTGAAAGTTGCTTTGGACTCAAGGAACTTAAGGTTAGTTGCCGTCTTCTCCAAGAGTTTTCTTTAAAGAACTCTTTACAGCTTGAGGGCTTAGAGGTTTCGTGTAGTAAGCTTCAGAAACTAAAGGTTGTGAATTGCTTCCTAACATACTCAGAAAAGAGCTTTGTGAAGATCAACACACCGAATCTCAAAACTTTCCTTTGGAATTTAAACGCAGTCACTACTAGTTTTCATTTCTTGGACAAGTTGGTTTGTCTGAGAAAAGCTTTCGTTAAAGTGTTTTGGCTTCATCAACATCTCAATTCACAGACACAGAGCTTATTTACTCTCTTGTCAGGTCTCTGTAATTCCTATAAACTACAACTTGGAAACCAATCCGTAGag ATTTTGTCAAGCAAGAAGGGACTATTAAAGAATCATCTTCTACCGTTTCACAACATGAGATCCTTGGAACTGCAAACGCATTTCAACAGACACAATGTTCAAACACTGTCATGTCTGTTCAAGAGCTGTCCACTGCTAAATATACTTATCCTCAAAATCATTAATGACCAAACAAGTGAAAGAAGG CAATGGAATAAGGATTTGTGGGATAGGTCTAACTCAGAGATTCAGTACTGGGAGTCTCAAACCTATGAATTGGAATCTTTCTTGAACCACTTGGAATTTGTGGAGATTCACGGATTCTTAGAGTGTGAGAACGAAATGAGCCTCGCAATGTTTCTGTTGAGACATGGAAAGGCTTTGATCAAGATGACTCTTCGATCTAGTTACCTCTGTAGAGACTCTCTCCGGAGACAAATGTTAAGGTCACAGCTAACGGGATTCTCCATGGCTTCTTCTAAAGCCAAAATCTCATTCCAATGA
- the LOC104715026 gene encoding xyloglucan endotransglucosylase/hydrolase protein 9-like, with amino-acid sequence MVDETPIRVHKNLEDKGIPFAKDQAMGVYSSIWNADDWATQGGLVKTDWSHAPFVASYKEFQIDACEIPMTSDLSKCNGDQKFWWDEPTVSELSLHQNHQLIWVRANHMIYDYCYDATRFPVTPLECQHHRHL; translated from the coding sequence ATGGTAGATGAAACTCCAATCAGAGTCCACAAGAATCTTGAAGATAAAGGTATCCCATTTGCTAAAGACCAAGCAATGGGAGTATACAGCTCGATTTGGAATGCAGATGATTGGGCTACTCAAGGAGGACTTGTCAAAACTGATTGGAGTCACGCTCCTTTCGTTGCTTCTTACAAAGAATTCCAAATCGATGCTTGTGAGATTCCGATGACTTCTGATCTAAGCAAGTGTAACGGAGACCAGAAGTTTTGGTGGGATGAGCCAACTGTGTCTGAGCTAAGCCTTCATCAGAATCATCAGCTTATTTGGGTTCGAGCTAATCATATGATTTATGATTATTGTTATGATGCTACTAGGTTTCCTGTTACTCCTCTTGAGTGCCAACACCATCGTCATTTGTAG
- the LOC104715034 gene encoding frataxin, mitochondrial, translated as MATASRFLRKLPRFLKLSPTLLRSNGVRFSSNLIQDSLKPLDSFGRIGSRIRNDYSTTRSFSSSQGPASVDYSSVLQEDEFHKLANFTINDLLAKIEDYGDDVQIDGFDIDYGNEVLTLKLGSLGTYVLNKQTPNRQIWMSSPVSGPSRFDWDRDANAWIYRRTEAKLHKLLEEELENLCGEPIQLS; from the exons TTTCTACGAAAATTGCCGAGGTTTCTCAAGCTTTCTCCAACCCTTCTCCGTAGCAATGGCGTAAGATTTTCAAGCAATCTGATTCAAGATTCCTTAAAGCCGTTGGATTCCTTCGGGCGAATAGGATCTCGAATCCGCAATGATTATTCAACTACAAGAAGCTTCTCCTCTTCTCAAGGTCCTGCTTCTGTCGATTACAG ttCGGTTTTGCAGGAGGATGAGTTTCACAAATTAGCTAACTTCACTATAAATGACCTTCTTGCGAAAATTGAG GATTATGGTGATGATGTTCAGATTGATGGTTTCGACATTGACTATGGG AATGAAGTTCTTACCCTTAAGCTTGGATCGTTAGGCACATATGTGCTGAATAAGCAAACTCCAAATCGACAAATCTGGATGTCTTCACCTGTGAG TGGGCCTTCTAGATTCGATTGGGACCGTGATGCTAATGCGTGGATTTACCGGCGAACTGAAGCAAAGTTGCATAAACTCCTGGAAGAGGAGTTAGAGAATCTCTGTGGTGAACCGATCCAACTCTCATAA
- the LOC104715038 gene encoding G-type lectin S-receptor-like serine/threonine-protein kinase At4g03230: MVSTGQRMSFSVYFYLFLLHVCRLDCFVAVQDFTTLFKGSTLINDSHGDTLVSAGQRFELGFFTPNGSSNERRYLGIWFYDLHPLTVVWVANRESPVLGHSGIFTISKDGNLEVTDSKGRVYWDTNVQPSPVSVQRTVKLMDNGNLVLMRDGDEANVVWQSFQNPTDTFLPGMSMDENMTLSSWRSFNDPSPGNFTFEMDQEEDKQFIIWKRSMRYWKSGISGKFIGADEMPYAISYFLSNFTETVTVHNASVPPLFTSLYTNTRFTMSSTGQAQYFSLDGGKFWAQIWAEPRDECIVYNACGNFGSCNSKNEEMCKCLPGFRPNFLEKWVKGDFSGGCSRESRICGKEGVMVGDMFLNLSVVEVGSPDSQFDAHNEKECRAECLNNCQCQAYSYEEVDTLQSNTKCWIWLEDLNNLKEGYLGSRNVFIRVAVPDIESTSRDCVTCGTNIIPYPLSTAPECGDSSYLSFNCNMSTGQVIFKGSNSSYNVTSINPDTHRFLIKIKDAVVNCSTTENHMGRISELKLSSPFHLTGKCNADMVTGGTELEIRWDPPLEPTCSLSKDCKDWPNSSCSKSGDGKKRCFCNHDFKWDGFSLNCTQERARGRDGEAKTPVVLIVVVTFTSAAILVVLSSTASYVYLQRRKVNKELGSIPRGVHLCDSERHIKDLIESGRFKQDDSQGIDVPSFELETILFATSNFSNANKLGQGGFGPVYKGMFPGDQEIAVKRLSRCSGQGLEEFKNEVVLIAKLQHRNLVRLLGYCVAGEEKLLLYEYMPHKSLDFFIFDRKQCQRLDWKMRYNIILGIARGLLYLHQDSRLRIIHRDLKTSNILLDEDMNPKISDFGLARIFGGSETSANTNRVVRTYGYMSPEYALEGLFSFKSDVFSFGVVVIETISGKRNTGFYEPEKSLSLLGHAWDLWKAERGIELLDHALQETCQTEEFLKCLNVGLLCVQEDPSERPSMSNVVFMLGSSEAATLPNPRPPAFVLRRCPSSSKASS; the protein is encoded by the exons ATGGTCAGTACTGGTCAGAGGATGAGTTTTTCTGTCTACTTCTATCTGTTTTTGCTGCATGTTTGTCGATTAGATTGCTTTGTTGCAGTTCAAGACTTCACAACATTGTTCAAAGGTTCAACATTGATCAATGACAGCCACGGAGACACTCTTGTTTCAGCTGGTCAGAGATTCGAGCTTGGGTTCTTCACTCCTAATGGAAGCTCCAATGAAAGAAGGTACTTAGGAATTTGGTTCTACGATTTACATCCACTGACTGTTGTCTGGGTTGCAAATCGTGAATCTCCGGTTCTTGGCCATTCCGGCATTTTCACTATCTCTAAAGATGGAAATCTTGAAGTTACTGATTCAAAGGGAAGAGTGTATTGGGACACCAATGTTCAACCTTCCCCAGTCTCTGTTCAAAGAACGGTAAAGCTGATGGATAATGGTAATCTTGTGTTGATGAGAGATGGAGATGAAGCAAATGTGGTTTGGCAAAGTTTTCAGAATCCTACCGATACGTTTCTCCCAGGGATGAGCATGGATGAAAACATGACTTTATCATCATGGAGGAGCTTCAACGATCCATCACCTGGAAATTTCACCTTTGAGATGgatcaagaagaagacaagCAGTTCATCATTTGGAAAAGATCAATGAGATACTGGAAATCCGGAATATCAGGTAAATTCATAGGAGCCGACGAGATGCCTTATGCAATTTCTTACTTTCTTTCCAATTTCACAGAGACTGTGACTGTGCACAATGCCTCTGTGCCTCCTCTCTTTACATCTTTGTATACCAATACAAGGTTTACCATGAGCTCCACTGGTCAAGCTCAGTACTTCAGCTTAGACGGAGGAAAGTTCTGGGCACAGATTTGGGCTGAGCCTAGAGATGAATGTATTGTCTACAATGCTTGTGGAAATTTCGGTAGCTGTAACAGCAAGAACGAGGAAATGTGCAAGTGTTTGCCAGGTTTTAGGCCTAATTTCCTTGAGAAATGGGTCAAGGGAGATTTTTCTGGTGGATGTTCCAGAGAGTCAAGGATATGTGGTAAAGAAGGTGTTATGGTGGGAGACATGTTCTTGAATCTGAGTGTGGTTGAAGTAGGAAGTCCTGATTCACAATTCGATGCACATAATGAAAAAGAATGCAGAGCAGAGTGTTTGAACAATTGTCAATGCCAAGCTTACTCATATGAGGAAGTTGATACACTTCAAAGCAATACCAAGTGCTGGATTTGGTTGGAAGATCTCAACAACCTCAAGGAAGGCTATTTAGGTAGCCGCAACGTATTCATTCGCGTCGCAGTTCCCGATATAG AGTCGACCAGTAGAGATTGTGTGACCTGTGGCACAAATATTATTCCTTATCCTTTGAGCACGGCTCCTGAATGTGGCGACAGTAGCTACCTTAGTTTCAACTGCAATATGTCGACTGGTCAAGTCATTTTCAAAGGATCTAACAGCTCATACAATGTTACAAGTATTAATCCGGATACTCACAGATtcttaatcaaaataaaagatgcAGTAGTAAACTGCAGTACTACTGAAAATCATATGGGGAGAATATCAGAGTTAAAGCTATCTTCGCCTTTTCATCTCACGGGGAAGTGCAATGCAGACATGGTTACTGGTGGAACTGAACTTGAGATTCGTTGGGATCCTCCGCTTGAGCCAACTTGTTCTTTATCTAAAGACTGTAAAGACTGGCCTAATTCATCTTGCAGTAAATCTGGAGACGGGAAGAAGCGGTGCTTCTGCAATCATGATTTTAAGTGGGATGGATTCAGTCTAAACTGCACGCAAG AACGAGCTCGTGGAAGAGACGGGGAAGCTAAAACACCGGTGGTTTTGATCGTTGTGGTGACTTTTACAAGTGCAGCCATTCTGGTTGTTCTGTCAAGCACTGCTTCTTATGTGTacttacaaagaagaaaagtaaacaaGGAACTAGGAAGCATACCAAGAGGAGTTCATTTATGTGATAGTGAGAGACATATCAAAGATTTGATTGAATCGGGAAGGTTCAAACAAGATGATAGTCAAGGCATAGATGTTCCTTCTTTTGAGCTCGAGACCATTCTATTTGCAACATccaacttctcaaatgcaaACAAGCTAGGCCAAGGAGGGTTTGGACCGGTTTATAAG GGCATGTTTCCTGGAGATCAAGAGATTGCCGTGAAGAGGCTATCTCGCTGCTCCGGTCAAGGACTGGAGGAATTCAAGAATGAAGTGGTTTTGATTGCCAAGCTCCAACACCGGAATCTTGTTCGACTTCTTGGTTACTGTGTTGCTGGAGAAGAAAAACTGTTACTGTATGAATACATGCCACACAAGAGCTTAGACTTCTTCATTTTTG ACCGGAAGCAGTGCCAGCGATTAGATTGGAAAATGCGGTATAATATCATTTTAGGAATCGCCCGGGGACTTCTTTATCTACATCAAGACTCTAGACTGAGAATCATCCACAGGGATCTGAAAACAAGCAACATTCTGTTAGATGAGGACATGAATCCCAAGATTTCTGACTTTGGTTTGGCTAGAATATTTGGAGGCAGTGAAACTTCAGCCAATACTAATCGAGTTGTTAGAACCTA TGGATACATGTCTCCAGAGTATGCTCTAGAAGGTCTCTTCTCATTCAAATCAGACGTATTTAGTTTCGGCGTGGTTGTGATTGAAACTATCAGCGGGAAGCGTAACACCGGGTTTTATGAACCTGAGAAATCTTTAAGCCTTCTAGGCCAT GCGTGGGATCTCTGGAAAGCAGAAAGAGGGATTGAGTTATTGGATCATGCTTTACAAGAAACATGCCAAACCGAGGAATTCCTAAAGTGCTTGAACGTAGGACTGCTTTGTGTACAAGAAGATCCTAGTGAGCGTCCTTCAATGTCAAATGTTGTTTTCATGCTCGGAAGCAGCGAAGCTGCTACTCTTCCAAATCCAAGACCACCGGCTTTTGTCCTTAGACGTTGCCCTTCATCAAGCAAAGCTTCTTCATAA
- the LOC104715017 gene encoding xyloglucan endotransglucosylase/hydrolase protein 9 → MVGMDWFKCVMIMMMVWVLFCGEAVSAAKFEELYRSSWAMDHCVNEGEVTKLKLDNFSGAGFESRNKYLFGKVSIQIKLVEGDSAGTVTAFYMSSDGPNHNEFDFEFLGNSTGEPYLVQTNVYVNGVGNREQRLGLWFDPTTEFHTYSILWSKRSVVFMVDETPIRVHKNLEDKGIPFAKDQAMGVYSSIWNADDWATQGGLVKTDWSHAPFVASYKEFQIDACEIPMTSDLSKCNGDQKFWWDEPTVSELSLHQNHQLIWVRANHMIYDYCYDATRFPVTPLECQHHRHL, encoded by the exons atggtgGGTATGGATTGGTTTAAGTGtgtgatgataatgatgatggtgTGGGTTCTCTTTTGTGGTGAAGCTGTTTCAGCAGCTAAGTTCGAGGAGCTTTACCGCTCAAGCTGGGCTATGGATCATTGTGTCAACGAAGGCGAAGTCACAAAACTCAAGCTTGACAATTTCTCTG GAGCTGGGTTTGAATCTAGAAACAAATACTTGTTTGGTAAAGTCTCTATCCAGATCAAGCTCGTCGAGGGTGACTCAGCAGGAACCGTCACTGCTTTCTAC ATGTCTTCCGATGGTCCTAACCACAACGAATTCGACTTCGAGTTTTTGGGGAACTCCACCGGTGAGCCTTATCTAGTCCAGACCAACGTATACGTGAATGGAGTAggaaacagagaacaaagacTCGGTCTTTGGTTCGATCCCACCACCGAGTTTCACACTTACTCAATCCTCTGGAGTAAACGCAGTGTTGT ATTCATGGTAGATGAAACTCCAATCAGAGTCCACAAGAATCTTGAAGATAAAGGTATCCCATTTGCTAAAGACCAAGCAATGGGAGTATACAGCTCGATTTGGAATGCAGATGATTGGGCTACTCAAGGAGGACTTGTCAAAACTGATTGGAGTCACGCTCCTTTCGTTGCTTCTTACAAAGAATTCCAAATCGATGCTTGTGAGATTCCGATGACTTCTGATCTAAGCAAGTGTAACGGAGACCAGAAGTTTTGGTGGGATGAGCCAACTGTGTCTGAGCTAAGCCTTCATCAGAATCATCAGCTTATTTGGGTTCGAGCTAATCATATGATTTATGATTATTGTTATGATGCTACTAGGTTTCCTGTTACTCCTCTTGAGTGCCAACACCATCGTCATTTGTAG
- the LOC104715012 gene encoding coproporphyrinogen-III oxidase 1, chloroplastic, protein MASHSSTLFASPSSFNLLSSHRLNPSPKYFNLRFPRPVKTRHFDLRCSVSIEKEVPETERPFTFLRDSDGGGTQSSSSSSSSVRARFETMIRTAQDKVCEAIEAVEGGPKFKEDVWSRPGGGGGISRVLQDGNVWEKAGVNVSVVYGVMPPEAYRAAKGTATSDQKPGPVPFFAAGISSVLHPKNPFAPTLHFNYRYFETDAPKDVPGAPRQWWFGGGTDFTPAYIFEEDVKHFHSVQKQACDKFDPSFYPRFKKWCDDYFYIKHRNERRGLGGIFFDDLNDFDQEMLLSFATECASSVIPAYIPIIEKRKDTPFNDQHKAWQQLRRGRYVEFNLVYDRGTTFGLKTGGRIESILVSLPLSARWEYDHKPEEGTEEWKLLDACINPKEWL, encoded by the exons ATGGCGTCTCACTCATCGACTCTTTtcgcttctccttcttccttcaATCTCTTATCCTCTCACCGTCTCAATCCTTCTCCGAAGTACTTCAACCTCCGCTTTCCTCGTCCCGTAAAGACACGACATTTCGATTTACGATGTTCTGTCTCAATCGAGAAAGAAGTTCCCGAAACCGAAAGACCTTTCACTTTCCTCAGAGACTCTGATGGTGGTGGtactcaatcttcttcttcttcttcttcttcggttagGGCTCGTTTCGAGACAATGATAAGAACTGCTCAAGATAAAGTCTGTGAAGCTATTGAAGCAGTTGAAGGAGGTCCTAAATTCAAGGAAGATGTTTGGTCTCGACCAGGTGGAGGTGGTGGGATTAGCCGTGTTTTGCAAGATGGAAATGTATGGGAGAAAGCTGGAGTTAATGTCTCTGTGGTTTATGGTGTTATGCCTCCTGAAGCTTACAGAGCTGCTAAAGGCACCGCCACGTCTGATCAAAAACCAGGTCCAGTTCCGTTCTTTGCTGCTGGAATCAGCTCG GTTTTGCATCCTAAAAACCCTTTTGCTCCGACTCTGCATTTCAATTACCGTTATTTCGAGACTGATGCTCCAAAGG ATGTTCCTGGAGCTCCAAGGCAATGGTGGTTCGGTGGTGGGACTGATTTCACACCTGCTTACATCTTCGAAGAGGACGTCAAGCACTTTCACTCG GTTCAAAAGCAAGCCTGCGACAAATTCGATCCGTCCTTCTACCCTCGGTTCAAGAAATGGTGTGATGACTACTTTTACATTAAG CACCGGAACGAGAGGAGAGGGCTAGGAGGGatattttttgatgatttgaatGACTTTGATCAGGAGATGCTTCTGTCATTTGCCACTG AATGTGCAAGCTCAGTGATACCAGCATATATACCCATAATAGAGAAACGCAAAGATACACCATTCAACGATCAGCATAAGGCGTGGCAACAACTGAGAAGGGGGCGATATGTTGAGTTCAACTTG GTTTATGACCGCGGAACAACATTTGGTCTGAAGACAGGAGGGCGAATTGAGAGTATTCTTGTCTCTCTTCCGCTATCTGCAAGATGGGAATATGACCAT AAACCAGAAGAAGGAACCGAGGAATGGAAGCTATTGGATGCTTGTATAAATCCAAAAGAGTGGCTTTAG